GGGAGGAGCCACGGCTACCAGGTGTGCTGCCATGGCCGATGGAGGGAGGTGGATCCACGACCGGTGGTGATGAGGGGTACGCCTTGGCCGGCGAAGAGGAAGGAGCGCCGCCGCCTTGGCATGTGCAGGAGTTGTCGCCGTCGTGGTTGAAGGGGGAGGAGCTCCGCCGTAGTCGATGGGGACGCCGCCGGTGGGGGAAGGTCGCGGTAGTAGCCAGAGCCGGCGAGGTAGAGGGTGCGCCGCCGCAAGTCGGGGGAGGGGcggggccgcgccaccgccggtcGGGGGAGGGGTGGGACCGCGCCACCGCTGATCGACATCGCCGTGAGCTCCAGGGCGCCGTTGCCGTCGATGCTCCAGGGCCCAGCAGAGCCGCGCTCCCGTGGGGGGATGGCGCGCAACAGGGGTGACGGTGTGCGCTCCAGGGTGGGTTGCGGCGAGTGGCAGGGGGTGGCGGCCATGGGGTGGGTGGATGGGTGGGGATTAGAGTTTGGGGGTATATATATAGGGTCTGGTGGGCCGGTGGGTGGGCCGGTGGGCTGGTCCAGTTGGGCTTGGGCTGGAAGCTGGTTTGGTGGAACCAAGAAACACCGATTTGGGCTGGGGCTTTCTGTAACTATTGGAAGCCCTATGTTCCcaataacacacacacacatatatatatatatatatatatatatatatatatatatatatatatatatatatctatatatatatatatatatatatctatatctatctctatatatatatatctctctatctctctctctctatctatctctctctatatctatctctatatatatattctctatatctctctctctctcacacacacaccacaCGTGAGACTGCATGCAGCAACTATTGAAAAGAACGCTAGCTAGAGAGTCGATTTCTAGTAGTCCGTGAATTTCAAGTTTCCATTCAtagtttttctttcttttttttgatcCCACTCCTTTCGTCTTAAAAACAAAGGCTTGTTAGAAAGCCCATCCATGTTAGTGATCCTTCACTGGACTAGATGTTAATAATTATTCTAATGATTAATTAGGGATTATTCACGTCATTAGTTATCACTAATGATTATTCCTTTAGAGGCGAAAAGTGTGTCCGTATGCTCCCTCTCTGTGACAGGTAAACCGCCATTTTGATGGCATTATATGTACTTTCACTGTTTGTCATTCGAATACAACCATCAGttgtttcctaaaaaaaaaacTACCTTCAGTTTTACTCCCGCTTTCACACGCTCACTTTCTAACACTAGAAACCAGCGAACGACCACACCAGTCCCACGACTTCTCTTTTGTGAAAAGAATTTTCTgtattttttcatttttattataAAGTTATTGTAACTTTTCAATACAGTATTTTATAGACAAACTTATCACCAAAACTTCTTCCTCTAACTTTTCTTTAATACAATTTATTAACCTATATTGATGACAACTTTTCAACATGACATTATATATATTAACCAATTTCATTTCACGATGGTTCACTCAGGGTGAACGACAGTCGTGGTCTTGTGTCTATGTAGTTTTCACTTATTTTTTctactttttttcttttctttctttttattttccataTCAACCAACCATTTTTTATCCTATATATTATGAATAATTTCTTTAGATTTAGAAGGTTGCCCTGAACAAATTATGTAAAATAAGTGTGTTGGACAACAAGATCTTACATGTGTAATATGTTATTCGTACAatttattatataaaaaatatgctAGAAAAATGACATTAAGAAAGTGTTATAATAAATTTGCCCGCTGATAGTTATAAACAAAGTTTGAGTTGCAAAGGTAATAAAAAAAGTTGTCACCATAACTTGTGACAAATACTATATTGAAAAAGTTACGATAAAAATTATGGTGATAAATTTTATCTTGCAAAATGTCTTGCgcaaaatttgtgcatacaatTTTATAATTTTGTAAAAATGTAAAGtcgcagattttttttttctagaagtGACGTCATGGGGTTGTATGATCGTTCGAGGTTTTAGCGTACCCCTGAATTTGTCAAGGGATGTCATTTAGATCCACGAACTTTGAAGATGTATTTCtagtccctaaacttgttaagttgTGCACGAATATAGAAATACGTTTTCGAAATTCGTGCGTCTAAGTGGCATCCTTGATAAGTTCAGGGTGCATTTAACTGAAAAAAAAAGATGACGACCAAGAAGCACCACAAgtcatcaaaaagaaaaaaagtaagCATATAGTATGCAATGCTGCCGATTCCCAACAGAAACAAGCGGAGTTTGGACCTATTATTAGTTCATAACATTCACCGTCACCCTAGAATTAATCATATGACCCTACAAATGTAGTACACTGTACTCTATCTATTAATTTTGCCTTATATTTCACTTTGGTTTATTCTCAAATCAAATTTACCTAACTTTTATTAAGTTACAGATGAAAATAACAGTGGAATCGAGAACTTGTCCGCCAAGGCAGACCACTCCAGCGTGGCACTTCTCTCACGGCCAACCGGCAGAGGGCCTCCGGCCTCCGGCCACCGCTCTTTATAAAAGGAGAAGAGGCGAAGAGCACCAGACCGAGCGATCAAACGAATTCCTCTCCTTTTGCCAAAGCCTCGTCGCCCCCGTCCCGTGCAAATTTGCTCGAATTGCTCGCCCCTCCCACCCCCCAAAGCCATGGCGGAGCGCTCGCCCAACCCGAGAGCCCTGCTTGAGTATGACGTCTTCGCGACCCCAGACCTCACCGCGTCCGGCGGCTTCCGCAGCCTCTCCCCGCCCAGCGGGTTCCTCGACGCAGGTTCTGGACCGCATTTCTTCAAGGTAACACCGCGCTGTTCGTGTTCTCTCTCCCTCAGGTTTCTCGTCTCGGTCTTCTCCGTGCTGCTTATCATTGTGGTGTGCTTATTCCCTGCCGCTCCCCTTCGGTTTCAGGTGCGCTGCCTGTTCTGCGGCGACGAATCGAAGAAGGACGTCGCCCTCTACGCTCTTGCTCCCGGTGCGCAGGGTTGCTCGGAGAGATTCGGATCCCGTCTGCTAACCAGGAGGTGCCACCCGACGTGCCCCAACCCGGCTCACATGGTCAGGAAGGTGCGTGAAGAGAACCTTCTAGTTTTGTTTCGTCGGAGTGCTTAGTTCGTCGGAGTCCTCAGTTGATATCGTTTGTCTGGTTGTTGGTTCATCAGAGTTATCTCGTTTATCTGGTCGTTAGATCGTCAGATCCCTCAGTTTATCGCGTTCGTCTACTTGTCTCGCTGTTAGTTCATCAGAGACCTCAGTTTATCTAGTTTATCTGGTTGTTAGTTCATCAGTTTATCTCGTTTATCTGGTTGTTAGTTCGTCAGATTCCTCAGTTTATCCCGGTCATCTGTTTGTCTGGCTGTTAGTTCATCAGAGTCCTCAGTGAATCTCGTTTGTCTGGTTATTAGTTCATCGGAGCCCTCAGTTTATCTCGTTGTTAGTTCGTCAGATCCTCAGTTTATCCCGTTCGTCTGCTTGTATGGTTGTTAGTTCATCAGAGACTCTCAGTTGCCTGATTGTTAGTTCGTCAGATCCCTCAATTTATCCCGTTCGTCTGATTGTGTGCTTGCAGTGCGCCAGCCCGGACTGCCGTGAGCTCGGATCCATCGAGCTTCAGGAGGTGGCAGGATCTCTCAGGCAAACCGGGCGTCTCCGATTCCTCACCATCAAGTGCCAGGGCTACGAGATCCTCGTCTACACGGCTGGCCAGAAGTGGGTGGCGGTTTCAGCAACAGGCGAAGTGGTCCCTGTCTTCTACGGCACCGGCAACATGTTCAAGGGACCGGACGCCGCCAGGAACGAGGTCGCCATCCGTACAGACTTCCAAGTAGTTCAAAAGGAATGAAGACTCCCACTCGTCCTGATCTATTGGAAAGCCAAGGTAGCCGCGGACAAGATTCACGTTACAGGTGTCAGCGATTGGGTTCTTTTTGTTGGTGACGAGGATGTAGGCATGTAGCTTAAACGTCCCCTGTTTTCGCCTTTTGCTGGTTCTATTTGAGCATGTTCCGGTAGTTCTGCTCTCCTGGTGATGATAGCTTTGAGCTCTGAGCCTCAGTGGATGTAGTATGATAGCTGCTGTGTCTTGAACTATTTCTGATGAATGGGAATGGGGGCATTGTCCTCAGGTTGGCTTCATCTTATGCTATGCTTAGTTCTCTCTTTTTCTCGAGCGGACTTAAGCAGCCCGTACTTCGTTAAGCAGACAGGAATTTGTTTACACATTTGGACATTCCTAGCCAGCGAGTAGCAAACCAGGAACGGTACCTACAGCTCTTGTTTTACATGAACGTTCTAGCCGGCTCACGAATTTGGCGAGAGAACGTGCTCCATACAAGAAACGGAAATGCTAAAGGCAGGGCCGTCCCAACAATTTCTAGGGCCCTTGAGTAAACAAGACAATGAAGTCCCGGCAATCTAATATTTTAATATCACGAGATTGAACTATATAGTACTACTGGTAATAAGAGTTAACTCGCAAAATATAGTTTGTTAAAAAACGACAATACATCAAAGAAGCTTAAAGAACGGTGAAATCCatgaaatgacttaaaatttAAAACAAATTATGGGCAGCCTGCTGCCTATGGCATGTTCATAAGTTCcttgatgaattaaataattaaactaATAGATCAACAATTCGCTGCACTATCGCTTGATGCCTGTATGTATTGGATTGCAAGGTAAAAAAGAAACTGAAGTTTTCAGATCGAACAAACAATAAATACTGATGAACTGAAACCATAATCACTTACCGCAGAGTCGGGGACAGGGATGAAGGGACTGCAGCACAGCTGGGTTAGTGGGCGCCTGCTGGGATCACGGGATTCCAGATTACGGAAATCGGGATTTCAGGATTTGGGAACGCCGGAACAGCCGCCGCGGCGCAACAGCACGCATGCTTTGACGCGGAGTCGCGAATAGGAAAGGGTTGCCGCGCAGAGCCGCAGACTGAACTGGACGTGACCATATGGAGCCAAATACATGTACTACATATACGTATACTCATGGGCCCCTAGTGCCATGGGCCCCCGGGCGTCGCACTGCCTGCCCTCCCCCATGGGACGGGCCTGGCTAAAGGACAACCGTGTGTTTTTGTCTCTCCCGGCACACGGTTGTCTGATCATCCGATCGTTGGGTCTGTCCATAGATGACCGTCTGATCCCCACCTATTTAGCTATCTGTTTTTTTCCTTGTCGCTGACAAGCTGTTCTGCAAGTCTTCTCTCGTTTCATTTCATCGTCTCCCCCCTGACAACAGCgactatagaaaaaaattgtctcattttataatatattatttatttttattcttgtctaactatagaaaaaattatgacttgttaattgtctttatgtcaacatttatattattttttgtccTTGCCTAACTATAGAAAAAAATTTATGatttgttaattgtctttgtgtcaACATATATTAGATTTCGTTAGGTTTGTATAGTTTTGTGTATCGGGTTTTTTATAACCTGATTCGAAAATTGTAGCTacaatttattataaaatatgtGCAATAAGCATGGTGGCCGTTGGATTTCGATCTAATGGTGGTAGAATTCGTGTGCTACTATTATCTAAAGCAACTGAATTTGTTTCTCATAGAAATCGTGTGTTTTACATGGAACTAACAACCTTGTGCTAGTTGGTCACGAAACACATGAATATAATATAGACATCCTCGATAAAATAAAAGTGACACGTGATGAAAGAAAAGACACTCTTGAGATCACAAGCAGTGATAATTTGCATTGTGTGAATAGTAGTCTCAATATTTCCTAATATACGTGGACTACTTTATTTATACTAAAACCACTGAGAGTGTTAGCCTCGTTATTCGTGCCCTAAGCGCGCCACTGATGTCCCTGACCCAACGACGCTGAAAAGGTGGCTTCCCTAAATGTCCTTCGTCGATCTGTTCTAGAGATCACGGAGAACAGAGCCGGGGCGAGCCGGAATAGAGGGCCGGCATCCAACCAGGAATCTGTCCAGAGAAGTGCCGCTGCGCCATCCCCTATGACCACCGAGAGAGATGCTGAACACATGGCCGCGACCACCTTCTCTGGTCTAGCCGGCAGGCTCGCCCATGCGCGTTCCGGCTGCACCCTCTTTAGCCACTCCCATCGTAGGCGCAGGGCGAAGCCGAAGAAACGAAGGTCAAGAACGCCGAGGCCACCATAGCACGTCGGTCTACAGATGACCGTGGACCAGGAGACCTTGCACTTCCCCCAGAGGTGACCTCCGTTCCGGCCCATAGGAAAGCGCGGCGACGGCGATCGATCTGCTGAATATCCCAGTCGGAGAGACATGCGGCTATGGAGATATGCACGGGGATTGCAGAGAGGGTGACCTTGGTGAGGACCACGCGACCTGCGCAGGTGAGCAACCCCGCCTTCCATGTCGGTATCCTAGCCGCAGCCGCATCCACAAGCGGCTGCTCGTCAGGTCTCCTAAGCCTTGAGAAGGAAAGTGGTGCCCCCAGGTACCTGCAAGGGAAAGGCGCGATCCGACATGGGAAGGCTTGCTGGACAATCATGAGGTCGTCCTCGGAACAACGAATAGGCGGCGATGCGAGGCATTTGTCCATGTTGGTTATGAGACCCGACGCCCCGGCGAAGAGTGCCAGGATATGCTTGAGGCAATGCAGATCAGCAGCATTCGGAGCGACGAAGACGACCAAGTCGTCGTCATACAGGAAAGCTCTATGTGGCATAGCCGCCCCAGGCAACGTCATCAGGAAGCCACGCCTATCTGCCTCGCGGATGAGGGAGTTCGATCAGCACCTCCATCACGATGACAAATAGCATAGCATTGGGGAGATTGGGTCCCCCTGGCGCAGGCCCCTGGCATGTGCAATCCTCCTCCCTGGCCTGCCGTTAACCAACACCTTCGTGCTCGCCGTAGATAGCACGATTGAGATCCAATTTGTCCAACGCAACGGGAAGCCGATATGTCGAAGAATATCCTTGGTCTTTTCTATTTGTTGAAGTTACCTGCTATCGGTAACCGTAGTAGTACACGGCGTACGGCTGCGTGTCGCCCGCCGCGCTCATAACCAAGGGGCATGTACTACATCCCCTCGCCGCCGAGGACGAGCGAGCCGCTCACGGGTAAGTAGTCGTCGAAGCAGCGGGACAGAATGTAGTAGGAGAAGTTGGAGAGGCCGAGCGCCGCGCGGGCACGGACGACGCTCCACGGCCGAAGCCCGCGAGGCCCGAGCCCAACAGCGTCTAGTACACGAACACGAGGGCACGAGCCTGCATCACGGGTAAGTAGTCGCCACGTAACTTTAGCATCATCTGCTACGTTCGTTTGCCATCCAACCGTCTGTCCAGAATCTACTAGAGCTGAGGCTGCTGAAGGCCGGGACTCTCATGTGTGTCCCTTAGTGCGCGAACTTGGCGCCCCTGCGGCGAGCCGCCGCACACCGCCGGAGGAGACGGCCAGACCTCCAACAGGATTATTATCGTTACGTGCGGAGGATGTGGAGGGTCGGGCCTCCATCAAGATTCCTGCACCGTGCCACAGGTGGTGGAGGGCCGGGCTGCCGCCGCTCGTCGGGGC
This region of Miscanthus floridulus cultivar M001 unplaced genomic scaffold, ASM1932011v1 os_2021_1_2, whole genome shotgun sequence genomic DNA includes:
- the LOC136534533 gene encoding uncharacterized protein — translated: MAERSPNPRALLEYDVFATPDLTASGGFRSLSPPSGFLDAGSGPHFFKVRCLFCGDESKKDVALYALAPGAQGCSERFGSRLLTRRCHPTCPNPAHMVRKCASPDCRELGSIELQEVAGSLRQTGRLRFLTIKCQGYEILVYTAGQKWVAVSATGEVVPVFYGTGNMFKGPDAARNEVAIRTDFQVVQKE
- the LOC136534535 gene encoding uncharacterized protein encodes the protein MPHRAFLYDDDLVVFVAPNAADLHCLKHILALFAGASGLITNMDKCLASPPIRCSEDDLMIVQQAFPCRIAPFPCRYLGAPLSFSRLRRPDEQPLVDAAAARIPTWKAGLLTCAGRVVLTKVTLSAIPVHISIAACLSDWDIQQIDRRRRAFLWAGTEVTSGGSARSPGPRSSVDRRAMVASAFLTFVSSASPCAYDGSG